A genomic stretch from Asterias rubens chromosome 19, eAstRub1.3, whole genome shotgun sequence includes:
- the LOC117303476 gene encoding piggyBac transposable element-derived protein 4-like yields the protein MAEAQEATAGTGPRKETNGESRLLGEGSLDTRPVNLAQNTDNREPATIWPIKVEKDYSNPEEYWKPESNFYGDKEDEEESLNSFSANEDEADSEAYNSDSTEVNSSDSDSDEMAGEDENTSDSSENFDNDDELFYQPVKRFKKDHKYQLGSDDDPDPPSELNEVVYPPDRYGWSRNRKTIKLHKFKGASPEGSSVDRPEQDSPLQYFLMFFPLVLFKKMARYTNIAGRSHPRFNKRTTQEEIRAWLGIKMLQGVHHNKSFMDDWSTHPGLRNTLVANTMLRERFCLLSEVLSCANPKKGPKSIQNPQQRWAYMIAQPMYPLQVVWDTVVANCLDNWNPGKQIALDEATMIFKRRGPNSKRFFMPLKPNKMGFKIFTICDAKTGYLLNMLVSPESGFKMTELTLKLTEPFFHRYHELYLRHAIMSPALAIQLLEKRTYICGPVKKVSKGLPDDFSLKSLVNPNNYKKIAEITSAPRGTMYFRQNGKMTASIWRDCKALYLLSTCHQSYRNKSIDFLGRKGKNETRVTKSSLRAPKQVIDYNKYMGVNRHDQLRSAQSCSRQSMRWWRKLLYFLLDVSRVNAWLCYKEKTKGNPTREILSHRMFVVDIATALIAGFAEGSPMHQHSAQPVPLTNGPKHQLIRMTSPYGKMCIACRRMGRKTAKGKPISTRTGCMACNIHLCKAGAPKKKAQNRRSSRSWSSCYTLVGEWRSAGGGAGEGGKTRQSKSRWRWERLGTRELDDASGRC from the exons ATGGCAGAAGCACAAGAGGCGACAGCAGG GACTGGTCCCCGAAAAGAGACAAATGGTGAGAGTAGACTGCTTGGAGAAGGAAGTCTGGATACTAGACCAGTCAATCTCGCCCAGAACACCGACAACAGGGAGCCAGCGACAATCTGGCCGATAAAAGTGGAGAAAGATTATAGCAATCCAGAGGAGTACTGGAAGCCAGAGAGTAACTTTTATGGCGACaaagaagacgaagaagaaTCTCTCAACTCGTTTTCCGCAAATGAGGACGAGGCGGACAGCGAAGCGTATAATTCAGATTCCACCGAGGTTAACTCGTCCGACTCTGATTCAGATGAAATGGCAGGTGAGGATGAGAACACCTCAGACTCATCTGAAAACTTTGACAACGACGACGAGTTGTTCTACCAGCCGGTGAAGAGGTTTAAGAAAGATCACAAATATCAACTTGGATCAGACGATGACCCCGATCCACCGAGCGAATTGAATGAGGTGGTCTACCCTCCAGATAGATACGGTTGGTCCAGGAACCGGAAGACGATTAAGTTGCACAAGTTTAAAGGAGCATCGCCCGAAGGGTCCTCGGTCGACCGACCAGAGCAGGACAGCCCTCTTCAATACTTCCTGATGTTTTTTCCTCTTGTACTCTTTAAGAAGATGGCTCGCTATACAAATATAGCTGGCCGGTCTCATCCTCGTTTCAATAAGCGCACCACGCAGGAGGAGATTCGAGCCTGGCTAGGCATTAAGATGCTCCAGGGTGTCCATCACAACAAGAGCTTCATGGACGACTGGTCAACCCATCCCGGTCTTcgaaacaccctcgttgcaaaCACCATGCTCCGGGAGAGGTTTTGCCTTCTTAGCGAGGTCCTTTCCTGCGCCAACCCAAAGAAGGGTCCTAAATCGATCCAGAACCCCCAGCAGCGTTGGGCGTACATGATTGCACAACCCATGTACCCTCTCCAGGTTGTCTGGGACACGGTTGTCGCCAACTGTCTCGACAATTGGAATCCAGGCAAGCAGATCGCACTGGATGAAGCGACGATGATCTTCAAGAGAAGAGGTCCAAACTCTAAACGGTTCTTCATGCCCCTGAAACCAAACAAGATGGGTTTCAAAATCTTCACCATCTGCGACGCAAAAACTGGCTACCTCTTGAACATGCTCGTGAGTCCTGAATCTGGTTTTAAGATGACAGAACTCACTCTCAAGCTAACAGAACCCTTCTTCCATCGTTATCATGAGCTCTACCTCAGACATGCGATCATGTCGCCAGCTCTCGCTATCCAGCTCCTAGAGAAACGGACATACATTTGCGGACCGGTGAAGAAAGTTAGCAAGGGTCTCCCTGACGACTTTAGCCTGAAATCCTTAGTGAATCCCAACAACTACAAGAAGATCGCGGAGATTACAAGTGCTCCTCGAGGCACTATGTACTTCAGGCAGAATGGGAAGATGACGGCATCCATCTGGAGAGACTGCAAGGCTCTGTATCTTCTCTCTACATGCCACCAGAGCTACCGCAACAAGTCGATCGACTTCCTTGGGAGAAAGGGTAAAAATGAGACCAGAGTGACAAAGTCAAGCCTCAGAGCCCCTAAACAAGTCATCGACTATAACAAGTACATGGGGGTCAACCGCCACGACCAGCTACGCTCTGCTCAATCCTGCAGCCGTCAGTCCATGAGATGGTGGCGTAAACTCCTCTACTTCCTCCTCGACGTGAGTCGAGTCAACGCATGGCTCTGCTACAAGGAGAAAACAAAGGGCAACCCGACAAGAGAGATACTCAGCCACCGTATGTTCGTCGTCGATATCGCAACCGCACTGATAGCAGGCTTCGCTGAGGGCTCACCGATGCATCAGCACTCTGCTCAACCAGTGCCCCTCACCAACGGCCCCAAACACCAGCTTATCCGCATGACGAGCCCGTATGGAAAGATGTGTATCGCGTGCCGAAGGATGGGAAGGAAAACCGCCAAGGGGAAACCAATATCCACACGGACAGGTTGCATGGCTTGTAATATTCACCTGTGCAAG GCTGGAGCCCCAAAGAAAAAAGCTCAAAACAGAAGATCATCCAGAAGTTGGTCAAGTTGTTACACTTTGGTCGGAGAATGGAGAAGCGCTGGAGGCGGTGCCGGTGAAGGTGGAAAAACAAGACAATCGAAATCAAGATGGAGATGGGAACGTTTGGGCACAAGAGAGCTGGACGATGCAAGTGGAAGATGTTGA